A DNA window from Mesorhizobium sp. C432A contains the following coding sequences:
- a CDS encoding SMP-30/gluconolactonase/LRE family protein codes for MATADYYEILDPRFARLFNGNAQVEKLFTGCQWAEGPAWFAAGRYVVWSDIPNNRMLRYDETDGNVSVFRQPSGNSNGNTVDRQGRLVTCEHSGRRVSRTEHDGSITTIAAEWKGKRLNSPNDAVVKSDGSIWFTDPSYGIDTDYEGDKAESEIGACNVYRVDPDTGEVEAVITDMVRPNGLAFSLDESQLYVVDTGRTHGAQNPAHMRVFNVGKHGKKVSGGKVFADCTAGLFDGFRLDEAGRIWTSAADGIHCYDPDGTLIGKVKVPEVTANCVFGGNKLNCLYIAGTTSLYMVRLMVNGAKTY; via the coding sequence ATGGCGACCGCAGACTATTACGAAATTCTCGATCCGCGTTTCGCGCGGCTGTTCAACGGCAACGCCCAGGTGGAAAAGCTGTTTACCGGATGTCAGTGGGCGGAAGGGCCGGCCTGGTTCGCCGCCGGCCGCTATGTCGTCTGGTCCGACATCCCCAACAACCGTATGCTGCGCTATGACGAGACCGACGGCAATGTCAGCGTCTTCCGTCAGCCCTCCGGCAATTCCAACGGCAACACCGTCGACCGCCAGGGCCGACTGGTGACGTGCGAGCATTCCGGCCGCCGCGTCAGCCGCACCGAGCATGACGGCTCGATCACCACCATCGCGGCCGAATGGAAAGGCAAGCGGCTGAATTCGCCCAATGACGCGGTCGTGAAATCCGACGGCTCGATCTGGTTCACCGATCCGAGCTACGGCATCGACACCGACTATGAGGGCGACAAGGCCGAAAGCGAGATCGGCGCTTGCAATGTCTACCGGGTCGATCCGGATACGGGCGAGGTCGAGGCCGTCATCACCGACATGGTCCGGCCGAACGGGCTTGCCTTTTCACTGGATGAAAGCCAGCTCTATGTCGTCGACACCGGCCGCACCCATGGCGCGCAGAACCCCGCGCATATGCGGGTCTTCAACGTCGGCAAGCACGGCAAGAAGGTGTCGGGCGGCAAGGTGTTCGCCGACTGCACGGCCGGCCTGTTCGACGGCTTTCGGCTCGACGAGGCCGGCCGCATCTGGACCAGTGCCGCCGACGGCATCCATTGCTACGATCCCGACGGCACGCTGATCGGCAAGGTCAAGGTGCCGGAAGTGACCGCCAATTGCGTGTTCGGCGGCAACAAGCTGAACTGCCTCTACATCGCCGGCACCACGTCGCTCTACATGGTGCGGCTGATGGTGAACGGGGCGAAGACGTATTGA
- a CDS encoding 4-oxalocrotonate tautomerase family protein: MPFVNIRIVKEVIAADPAGKKADIAKKVTAAIMDATGLSNDDVWVVFEEVNARDWYVGVTDVETLRKG, from the coding sequence ATGCCATTCGTCAACATCCGCATCGTCAAGGAAGTGATCGCCGCTGATCCCGCTGGCAAGAAGGCCGACATTGCCAAAAAGGTCACGGCGGCCATCATGGACGCCACCGGGCTTAGCAATGACGACGTCTGGGTGGTGTTCGAAGAGGTCAACGCGCGCGACTGGTATGTCGGTGTGACCGATGTCGAGACGTTGCGGAAGGGGTAG
- a CDS encoding NADPH-dependent FMN reductase — translation MIELLAISGSLRAASTNSALLAALSANAPSDCRVTVYDGLGLLPIFNPDDEGERTPAEAMRLIEAVTSADGIIVSCPEYAHGVPGGMKNALDWLVSRDAAVGKPAMLAHASARSLYARAALAEIMRTMSFALCENAVLEIALLGKKPPELEAILGEDENLRAMREAVQVFASFIRANVASSS, via the coding sequence GTGATCGAACTCCTCGCCATCTCCGGCAGCCTGCGCGCCGCCTCGACCAATTCGGCGCTGCTGGCGGCGCTGTCCGCGAACGCGCCTTCGGATTGCCGCGTAACTGTCTATGACGGGCTCGGCCTGCTGCCGATCTTCAACCCGGATGACGAAGGCGAGCGCACACCGGCCGAGGCCATGCGGCTGATCGAGGCCGTCACCAGCGCCGACGGCATCATCGTCTCCTGCCCCGAATATGCCCATGGCGTGCCCGGCGGCATGAAAAACGCGCTCGACTGGCTGGTCTCGCGCGACGCCGCCGTCGGCAAGCCCGCCATGCTGGCCCACGCCTCCGCGCGCTCGCTCTATGCCCGCGCCGCGCTGGCCGAGATCATGCGCACCATGTCGTTCGCGCTTTGTGAGAATGCGGTTCTGGAGATTGCCTTGCTCGGCAAGAAACCGCCGGAGCTAGAAGCGATCCTGGGAGAGGACGAGAACCTGCGGGCCATGCGCGAAGCGGTGCAGGTTTTCGCGAGTTTTATACGCGCAAACGTTGCCTCGTCATCCTAG
- a CDS encoding pyridoxamine 5'-phosphate oxidase family protein, with translation MEFVTTRDELRTIYKTPRPTDTSMRKELRALDGHCRSFIGKSPFVLIGSSDGAGNADVTPKGDRPGFALVLDDTTIAIPDRPGNNRLDTLENILLNPSVGLLFLIPGMNETLRINGDARITVDAGLRERLTVDGKQPQSVVVVSVKAAYMHCAKAFMRSELWKPDSWHDRATLPTLGQILSDQMAHAETADDFDRSLDEAYSKTLW, from the coding sequence ATGGAATTCGTCACCACGCGCGATGAACTGAGGACGATCTACAAGACCCCGCGGCCGACCGACACCTCGATGCGCAAGGAACTCAGGGCGCTCGACGGCCACTGCCGCTCTTTCATCGGCAAGAGCCCTTTCGTGCTGATCGGTTCTTCCGACGGCGCCGGCAATGCCGACGTGACGCCGAAAGGCGACAGACCGGGCTTTGCCCTTGTCCTCGACGACACGACCATCGCCATTCCCGACCGGCCCGGCAACAACCGGCTGGACACGCTGGAAAACATCCTGCTCAACCCTTCGGTCGGGCTGCTTTTTCTCATCCCCGGCATGAACGAGACGCTGCGCATCAATGGCGACGCCCGCATAACCGTCGATGCCGGTTTGCGCGAGCGCCTCACCGTCGACGGCAAGCAACCGCAAAGCGTCGTCGTGGTGAGCGTCAAGGCCGCTTACATGCACTGCGCCAAGGCCTTCATGCGCTCCGAATTGTGGAAGCCGGACAGCTGGCACGACCGCGCGACATTGCCGACGCTCGGTCAGATCCTGTCCGATCAGATGGCGCATGCCGAAACTGCCGACGATTTCGACCGCTCGCTGGACGAAGCCTACAGCAAGACCCTGTGGTAG
- a CDS encoding septation protein A, with amino-acid sequence MNPPILERDPSDPRKKKESVNPLLKLVLELGPLMVFFFANARGAWLVQKFPVLAEFGGPIFVATGLFMAATAIALIASWLLLRTLPIMPMVSGVVVFIFGALTLYLQDDVFIKMKPTIVNTLFGGVLLGGLYFGRSLLGYVFDSAFRLDAEGWRKLTFRWGLFFLFLALANEVVWRNFSTDFWVTFKVWGIMPITLLFTFSQMPLILHHSIEDKAEKVEEAGK; translated from the coding sequence ATGAACCCACCCATCCTCGAACGCGACCCGTCCGACCCGCGAAAGAAGAAAGAAAGCGTCAATCCGCTGCTCAAGCTGGTGCTGGAACTCGGGCCGCTGATGGTGTTCTTCTTCGCCAATGCACGCGGCGCCTGGCTGGTGCAGAAATTTCCTGTCCTGGCCGAATTCGGCGGGCCGATCTTCGTCGCCACCGGCCTTTTCATGGCGGCGACGGCGATCGCGCTGATCGCCTCCTGGCTGCTGCTGCGCACCTTGCCGATCATGCCGATGGTCTCGGGCGTCGTCGTCTTCATCTTCGGCGCGCTGACGCTCTATCTGCAGGACGACGTGTTCATCAAGATGAAGCCGACCATCGTCAACACCCTGTTCGGCGGCGTGCTGCTCGGCGGTCTGTATTTCGGCCGATCGCTGCTCGGCTATGTCTTCGATTCGGCCTTTCGCCTCGATGCCGAAGGCTGGCGCAAGCTGACTTTCCGCTGGGGCCTGTTCTTCCTGTTCCTGGCTCTTGCCAATGAAGTGGTGTGGCGGAATTTTTCCACCGACTTCTGGGTTACCTTCAAGGTCTGGGGCATCATGCCGATCACCCTGTTGTTCACCTTCAGCCAGATGCCGCTGATCCTGCACCATTCGATCGAGGATAAGGCCGAGAAGGTGGAAGAAGCCGGCAAGTAG
- the ftsY gene encoding signal recognition particle-docking protein FtsY: protein MAGFFKNIFSFGKKEVVEERIDETAPLPPIKWDALEALKPAAEQVVPEFLKREEPEPPTPHPPLDGEGRHEVAGRGESADAGATHPHPQASLGTSPIEGEVKPAPQSAPEEPKPKPAPTIPPAPEPVVPSEPEPLPEPAPVEEPQPEPEIPEPPAPEEVPAPPAVPEPAPEPQPQEVPPAPAEPEIEPSRPEPQLEPAPVEAPTPAETPAEPAAPIEVPQPSAPPAQPTSEVSAAPHPPAGTFSPYSHGEKDEAPHPPLGGEGRREAAGGGDGADASANHPHPQASLGTSPIKGEVKRTSVEAVPAPVEAKTIVAELAPAPAPQPSPQSKPAPGKVTVTKKVEQKAEPQKAPEPAPRRSWFQRMRDGLARSSKELTGNIAGVFTKRKLDEETLQDLEDVLIRADLGMETALRVTDALAASRYGKDVSDADVRTIMAAEVEKVLAHVAMPLELDLSHKPHVILVVGVNGTGKTTTIGKLAAKLTDGGLSVMLAAGDTFRAAAIEQLKIWGERTKSPVIASKIGADAAGLAYDAFERAKEAGSDVLIIDTAGRLQNKTELMAELEKIVRVLGKLDPEAPHTVLQTVDATTGQNALNQVEIFRNVAGVNGLVMTKLDGTARGGILVAIAAKHKLPVYFIGVGEQVDDLEPFSAGEFARAIAGVA from the coding sequence ATGGCCGGTTTTTTCAAGAACATATTTTCGTTCGGCAAGAAGGAAGTCGTCGAGGAGCGCATCGACGAAACCGCTCCCCTGCCGCCGATCAAATGGGATGCGCTTGAGGCGCTGAAGCCGGCGGCCGAGCAGGTCGTTCCGGAGTTCTTGAAGCGCGAGGAGCCCGAGCCGCCGACGCCCCACCCTCCCCTCGATGGGGAGGGTCGCCACGAAGTGGCGGGGAGGGGTGAGAGCGCCGACGCCGGCGCCACTCACCCCCACCCCCAAGCTTCGCTTGGGACCTCCCCCATCGAGGGGGAGGTAAAGCCTGCGCCGCAGTCGGCGCCAGAAGAACCGAAGCCCAAACCCGCGCCGACCATCCCGCCCGCGCCGGAACCGGTCGTCCCATCCGAGCCGGAACCGTTGCCGGAGCCCGCGCCGGTAGAAGAACCGCAGCCTGAGCCGGAGATACCCGAGCCGCCTGCACCGGAAGAAGTTCCTGCGCCGCCAGCGGTTCCGGAGCCGGCTCCCGAGCCGCAGCCCCAAGAAGTGCCGCCGGCGCCGGCCGAGCCGGAGATCGAACCATCGCGTCCGGAACCGCAGCTGGAGCCCGCTCCCGTCGAAGCGCCGACGCCTGCCGAGACTCCAGCAGAACCGGCCGCCCCGATCGAAGTGCCGCAACCGTCCGCGCCTCCCGCACAGCCTACCTCAGAGGTCAGCGCCGCCCCTCATCCGCCTGCCGGCACCTTCTCCCCGTATAGCCACGGGGAGAAGGACGAGGCGCCCCACCCTCCCCTCGGTGGGGAGGGTCGACGCGAAGCGGCGGGGGGGGGTGATGGCGCCGACGCCAGCGCAAATCACCCCCACCCCCAAGCTTCGCTTGGGACCTCCCCCATCAAGGGGGAGGTAAAGCGCACGTCGGTTGAAGCTGTACCCGCGCCGGTCGAAGCCAAGACCATCGTTGCCGAGCTAGCGCCCGCGCCGGCCCCGCAACCTTCGCCACAGTCAAAACCAGCTCCCGGCAAAGTCACCGTCACCAAAAAGGTCGAGCAGAAAGCCGAGCCGCAAAAGGCGCCCGAACCGGCGCCGCGACGCTCCTGGTTCCAGCGCATGCGCGACGGGCTTGCCCGCTCCTCGAAAGAACTCACCGGCAACATCGCCGGCGTCTTCACCAAGCGCAAGCTCGACGAGGAGACGCTGCAGGATCTGGAGGACGTGCTGATCCGTGCCGATCTGGGCATGGAAACAGCCTTGCGCGTCACCGATGCCCTCGCTGCCAGCCGCTACGGCAAGGATGTCTCCGACGCGGATGTCCGCACCATCATGGCGGCCGAGGTGGAGAAGGTGCTGGCCCATGTCGCCATGCCGCTGGAGCTCGACCTGTCGCACAAGCCGCATGTCATTCTGGTGGTCGGCGTCAACGGCACCGGCAAGACCACGACCATCGGCAAGCTCGCCGCCAAACTGACCGATGGTGGCCTGTCGGTGATGCTGGCCGCCGGCGATACCTTTCGCGCTGCAGCCATCGAGCAGCTGAAGATCTGGGGCGAGAGGACGAAGTCTCCGGTCATCGCCTCGAAGATCGGCGCGGATGCCGCCGGCCTTGCCTACGACGCTTTCGAACGCGCCAAGGAGGCCGGCTCCGACGTACTGATCATCGACACCGCCGGCCGGCTGCAAAACAAGACCGAACTGATGGCGGAGCTGGAAAAGATCGTGCGCGTGCTGGGCAAGCTCGATCCGGAAGCGCCGCATACCGTGCTGCAGACGGTCGACGCCACCACCGGCCAGAATGCGCTCAATCAGGTCGAGATCTTCCGCAATGTCGCCGGCGTCAACGGCCTGGTGATGACCAAGCTGGACGGCACGGCGCGCGGCGGTATTCTGGTCGCGATCGCGGCAAAGCACAAACTGCCGGTCTACTTCATCGGCGTCGGCGAACAGGTCGACGACCTCGAACCATTCTCGGCCGGCGAATTCGCCAGGGCGATCGCCGGCGTAGCGTAA
- the mtaB gene encoding tRNA (N(6)-L-threonylcarbamoyladenosine(37)-C(2))-methylthiotransferase MtaB: MSALADTKGLNSQGIDVVTFGCRLNTYESEVMRREAESAGLGALKGGAIIFNTCAVTSEAVRQARQSIRKARRENPAARIIVTGCAAQTEPQNFAAMDEVDLVLGNEEKLKANSYRALPDFGVNDTEKARVNDIFSVRETAGHMVDAIEGRARAFVQVQNGCDHRCTFCIIPYGRGNSRSVPMGAVVEQVKRLAGNGYAEIVLTGVDMTSFGADLPGAPKLGKLVKTILKQVPDVRRLRLSSIDSIEADDDLLDAIATEPRLMPHLHLSLQSGDDMILKRMKRRHLRDQSIRFCEDVRKLRPEIVFGADIIAGFPTETEEMFENSTNIVEECGLTHLHVFPFSPREGTPAARMPQVRRELVKQRAAQLRAAGEAAYRRHLSSLPGTRQTILIERDGLGRTEGFTLAALGTGAPGEIVEADITGHDGARLIAAPLTARAP; this comes from the coding sequence ATGTCTGCACTTGCCGATACCAAGGGCCTCAACTCCCAAGGCATAGACGTCGTCACCTTCGGCTGCCGTCTCAACACCTATGAATCCGAGGTGATGCGGCGCGAGGCCGAAAGTGCCGGCCTCGGCGCGCTCAAAGGCGGGGCTATCATCTTCAACACCTGCGCCGTCACTTCGGAAGCGGTGCGCCAGGCCAGGCAGTCGATCCGCAAAGCCCGCCGCGAAAACCCGGCGGCGCGCATCATCGTCACCGGCTGCGCCGCGCAGACCGAACCGCAGAATTTTGCCGCCATGGACGAGGTCGACCTCGTGCTCGGCAATGAGGAGAAGCTGAAGGCGAACTCCTATCGCGCGCTGCCGGATTTCGGCGTCAACGACACCGAAAAGGCGCGCGTCAACGACATTTTCTCGGTGCGCGAGACCGCCGGCCACATGGTCGACGCCATTGAGGGCCGGGCGCGTGCTTTCGTCCAGGTGCAGAACGGCTGCGACCATCGCTGCACCTTCTGCATCATCCCCTATGGCCGCGGCAACTCACGCTCGGTGCCGATGGGCGCGGTTGTCGAGCAGGTCAAGCGTCTGGCCGGCAACGGCTACGCCGAGATCGTGCTGACCGGCGTCGACATGACCAGCTTCGGCGCCGACCTGCCGGGCGCGCCGAAGCTGGGAAAGCTGGTGAAGACCATCCTGAAGCAGGTGCCTGATGTGAGGCGGCTGCGGCTGTCCTCAATCGATTCGATCGAGGCGGATGATGATCTGCTCGACGCCATCGCCACCGAACCCAGGCTGATGCCGCATCTGCATCTGTCGCTGCAATCAGGTGACGACATGATCCTGAAGCGCATGAAGCGCAGGCATTTGCGTGACCAGTCGATCCGCTTCTGCGAGGATGTGCGCAAGCTGCGCCCCGAAATCGTCTTCGGCGCCGACATCATCGCCGGCTTCCCGACCGAGACCGAGGAAATGTTCGAGAATTCGACAAATATTGTCGAGGAATGTGGGCTGACGCACCTGCATGTCTTCCCGTTTTCGCCGCGCGAAGGCACGCCCGCCGCGCGCATGCCGCAGGTCCGCCGCGAATTGGTCAAGCAGCGCGCGGCCCAGCTGCGCGCCGCTGGTGAGGCTGCGTATCGCCGCCATCTGTCATCCCTCCCGGGAACGCGCCAAACGATCCTTATCGAGCGCGACGGCCTCGGCCGCACCGAAGGGTTCACGCTTGCCGCGCTCGGCACAGGCGCGCCGGGCGAGATCGTCGAGGCAGACATCACCGGCCATGACGGCGCGCGCCTGATAGCAGCCCCGCTCACTGCCCGCGCCCCCTGA
- the dapF gene encoding diaminopimelate epimerase, with product MAGTAPFAKMNGIGNEIIVADMRGRADRVTAASAVALNADAATRFDQIMAIHDSRTPGTAFYIDILNSDGSGAQACGNGMRCVVQALAAETGQKTFTFETRAGILNAVEHADGTISVDMGTPRFGWQDIPLAEEFRDTRMIELQIGPIDAPVLHSPSALSMGNPHAIFWVENDVWSYELERFGPLLENHPIFPERANITIAQVTSPETMIIRTWERGAGLTKACGSAACASVVAAARTRRTGRSVTLMTPGGGSLHVEWRDDDHVILTGAAEWEFSGSFDPSTGTWARDTESAA from the coding sequence ATGGCAGGCACTGCCCCCTTCGCCAAGATGAACGGCATCGGCAACGAAATCATCGTCGCCGACATGCGTGGCCGTGCCGATAGGGTCACGGCGGCGTCGGCTGTCGCGCTGAACGCCGATGCGGCGACTAGGTTCGACCAGATCATGGCGATCCACGATTCGCGCACGCCGGGCACCGCCTTTTACATCGACATCTTGAATTCCGACGGCTCGGGCGCGCAGGCCTGCGGCAACGGCATGCGCTGTGTCGTCCAGGCGCTGGCCGCCGAAACCGGCCAGAAGACTTTCACCTTTGAGACCCGCGCCGGCATCCTCAACGCCGTCGAACATGCCGACGGCACCATCTCGGTCGACATGGGCACGCCGCGCTTCGGCTGGCAGGATATCCCGCTGGCTGAGGAATTCCGCGACACCCGCATGATCGAGTTGCAGATCGGCCCCATCGACGCGCCGGTGCTGCATTCGCCTTCGGCTCTCTCGATGGGCAACCCGCACGCCATCTTCTGGGTCGAAAACGATGTCTGGTCCTACGAACTCGAGCGTTTCGGCCCGCTGCTCGAAAACCATCCGATCTTCCCCGAGCGCGCCAACATCACTATCGCCCAGGTAACGTCGCCGGAGACGATGATCATCCGCACCTGGGAACGCGGCGCCGGCCTGACCAAGGCCTGCGGCTCGGCCGCTTGCGCTTCCGTCGTCGCCGCTGCCCGCACCCGGCGCACCGGCCGCAGCGTTACGCTGATGACGCCCGGCGGCGGCTCGCTGCATGTGGAATGGCGCGACGACGACCACGTCATCCTGACCGGTGCCGCTGAATGGGAATTTTCCGGCAGTTTCGATCCGTCGACCGGCACCTGGGCCCGCGACACCGAAAGCGCGGCCTGA
- a CDS encoding DUF1328 family protein, whose translation MIKWIIILLIVAAAASLLGMPALAGAAATGARVLIGIVLVIFLLIVLGVFAVT comes from the coding sequence ATGATCAAATGGATCATCATTCTTCTCATCGTTGCTGCCGCCGCCAGCCTGCTCGGCATGCCGGCGCTGGCCGGTGCCGCCGCCACCGGCGCGCGCGTGCTGATCGGCATCGTTCTCGTCATCTTCCTGCTGATCGTGCTCGGCGTTTTCGCGGTAACCTAA
- a CDS encoding protease inhibitor Inh/omp19 family protein produces the protein MIFSRSGLMAVSLAALVASGCSTSRFSSMDDQQPAPLQPAPAGTVSGSQLPPPAAPGTTDPSQFPTAPAGAQVASLPPDGSAPAGASDLTAASVAGVWNASVSGQSCKVATPQTKFGAGFRAGPLHCPPPIDGIKSWNVAGKQLTLYDENGGTLARLYSSGGSKFDGQTTNGLPISLTR, from the coding sequence ATGATTTTTTCGAGAAGCGGGCTGATGGCCGTATCGCTGGCAGCGCTCGTTGCGAGCGGCTGTTCGACCTCGCGTTTTTCATCGATGGATGACCAGCAGCCCGCCCCGCTGCAGCCCGCGCCCGCCGGCACGGTGAGCGGAAGCCAACTGCCGCCCCCGGCAGCGCCGGGCACCACCGACCCATCGCAATTCCCGACCGCGCCGGCAGGCGCGCAGGTCGCCTCGCTGCCGCCGGACGGATCGGCGCCGGCCGGAGCCTCCGACCTTACCGCTGCGAGCGTTGCCGGCGTCTGGAACGCCAGCGTGTCCGGACAGAGCTGCAAGGTGGCGACGCCGCAGACCAAATTCGGCGCCGGCTTCCGCGCCGGGCCGCTGCATTGCCCGCCGCCCATCGACGGCATCAAATCGTGGAACGTCGCCGGCAAGCAGCTGACGCTCTATGACGAGAATGGCGGCACGCTGGCGCGGCTCTATTCCTCGGGCGGTTCGAAATTCGACGGCCAGACTACCAACGGCTTGCCGATATCGCTTACAAGGTAG
- the zapE gene encoding cell division protein ZapE, producing the protein MHLRDGLQTHATVRQRYDHLVATGAIERDPAQERIAAALDRLTDEISVKRLAHKSSALGWLFARKRETREVVKGLYIHGGVGRGKTMLMDMFFELLPVRRKRRVHFNDFMADVQDRIQKHRQARKNGDVKEDDPIPPVALQLAEQAWVLCFDEFSVTDIADAMVLSRLFSALFANGVVLVATSNVAPQDLYRDGLNRQLFLPFISILERHAHVLTLDADKDYRLEKLARTPVYVTPADAEADRVLDEAWQAMTRGALTAETSLTLKGRQVRIPAAAGDAARFSFADLCEKPLGARDFLAIAGRFSTVFIDHVPVLGEGKRNEAKRFILLIDTLYDHHTRLVVSAEAPPPELYTARRGVEVFEFERTASRLIEMQSRDWLEDWAERQKDNAEAQV; encoded by the coding sequence ATGCATCTGCGTGACGGCCTCCAGACCCATGCGACCGTCAGGCAGCGCTACGACCATCTGGTCGCAACCGGCGCCATCGAGCGCGATCCTGCGCAGGAGCGCATCGCCGCCGCGCTCGACCGGCTGACCGACGAGATCTCGGTCAAGCGGCTGGCGCACAAGTCGAGCGCGCTCGGCTGGCTGTTTGCCCGCAAGCGCGAGACGCGCGAGGTCGTCAAGGGCCTCTACATTCATGGCGGCGTCGGTCGCGGCAAGACCATGCTGATGGATATGTTCTTCGAGCTGTTGCCGGTCAGGCGCAAGCGCCGCGTTCATTTCAACGACTTCATGGCCGATGTGCAGGACCGCATCCAGAAGCACCGGCAGGCGCGCAAGAACGGCGACGTCAAGGAGGACGACCCGATCCCGCCGGTCGCGCTTCAGCTTGCCGAACAGGCCTGGGTGCTGTGCTTCGATGAGTTTTCGGTCACCGACATTGCCGATGCGATGGTCCTGTCGCGGCTGTTTTCGGCGCTGTTCGCCAATGGCGTGGTTCTGGTCGCCACCTCGAATGTCGCGCCGCAGGACCTTTATCGCGACGGGCTGAACCGCCAGCTTTTCCTGCCCTTCATCAGCATTCTCGAGCGCCACGCCCATGTGCTGACGCTTGATGCCGACAAGGACTACAGGCTGGAAAAGCTCGCCCGCACGCCGGTTTATGTCACCCCGGCGGATGCCGAAGCCGACCGTGTGCTCGACGAGGCCTGGCAGGCGATGACGCGTGGAGCGCTGACGGCCGAGACCTCGCTGACGCTCAAGGGGCGGCAAGTGAGGATACCGGCTGCCGCCGGGGATGCAGCGCGGTTTTCCTTCGCCGACCTCTGCGAAAAGCCGCTCGGCGCACGCGATTTCCTGGCCATTGCCGGCCGCTTCTCGACCGTCTTCATCGATCACGTGCCGGTGCTGGGCGAAGGCAAGCGCAACGAGGCCAAGCGGTTCATCCTGTTGATCGACACGCTCTACGATCATCACACGCGGCTGGTGGTGAGCGCAGAGGCTCCCCCGCCTGAGCTTTACACGGCCAGGCGCGGCGTCGAGGTGTTCGAATTCGAACGCACCGCCTCGCGGCTGATCGAGATGCAAAGCCGCGACTGGCTGGAGGACTGGGCGGAACGGCAGAAGGACAACGCGGAAGCGCAGGTCTGA
- a CDS encoding GNAT family N-acetyltransferase: MSVEIRRLYPGDDALVKRIAEDVFDEPVRADRLSAYLASSGHMMIVALADGVVVGQCAAVIHRHLDKVSELYIDEVGVSPAYQRHGIARKMLDAMFALGREQGCGEAWVGTEPDNVPARALYESREVHGPAESFVMYVYEL; encoded by the coding sequence ATGAGCGTGGAAATCAGAAGACTATATCCAGGCGATGACGCCCTTGTGAAGCGCATCGCCGAAGACGTGTTCGATGAACCGGTACGGGCCGACAGACTGTCCGCCTACCTCGCCTCCTCAGGTCATATGATGATTGTGGCACTGGCCGATGGCGTCGTCGTCGGCCAGTGTGCTGCCGTCATCCACCGCCACCTGGACAAGGTCAGCGAACTCTACATCGACGAGGTCGGCGTCTCACCCGCCTACCAGCGCCATGGCATCGCGCGAAAGATGCTCGACGCCATGTTCGCGCTCGGCCGCGAGCAGGGATGCGGCGAAGCCTGGGTCGGCACCGAACCGGACAATGTCCCAGCGCGCGCGCTTTATGAATCGCGGGAGGTGCATGGGCCGGCGGAGTCGTTTGTGATGTATGTGTACGAGCTTTAG
- the mdh gene encoding malate dehydrogenase, producing the protein MARNKIALIGSGMIGGTLAHMIGLKDLGDVVLFDIAEGIPQGKGLDIAQSSPVDGFDSRLTGVNDYAGIEGADVCIVTAGVPRKPGMSRDDLLGINLKVMEQVGAGLKKYAPKAFVICITNPLDAMVWALQKFSGLPKTHVVGMAGVLDSARFRYFLAEEFKVSVEDVTAFVLGGHGDSMVPMIRYSTVSGIPLPDLIKMGWTSKEKLDQIVQRTRDGGAEIVGLLKTGSAFYAPAASAISMAESYLKDKKRVLPCAAHLSGQYGVKGTYVGVPVVIGAGGVERIIEIDLNKAEQKMFDASVATVQGLTEACVKIAPHLASK; encoded by the coding sequence ATGGCACGCAACAAGATAGCGCTCATCGGCTCCGGCATGATCGGCGGCACGCTCGCTCACATGATCGGCCTCAAGGACCTCGGCGACGTGGTGCTGTTCGATATTGCCGAGGGCATCCCGCAAGGCAAGGGGCTCGATATCGCGCAGTCGTCGCCGGTCGACGGTTTTGATTCCCGGCTGACCGGCGTCAATGATTATGCCGGCATCGAGGGCGCCGACGTTTGCATCGTCACCGCGGGCGTGCCGCGCAAGCCAGGCATGAGCCGCGACGATCTGCTGGGCATCAACCTCAAGGTCATGGAACAGGTCGGCGCCGGGCTGAAGAAATATGCACCCAAGGCCTTCGTCATCTGCATCACCAACCCGCTCGACGCCATGGTCTGGGCGCTGCAGAAGTTTTCCGGCCTGCCCAAGACCCATGTCGTCGGCATGGCCGGCGTGCTCGACAGCGCGCGCTTCCGCTATTTCCTAGCCGAGGAGTTCAAGGTCTCGGTCGAGGACGTTACCGCCTTCGTGCTCGGCGGCCACGGCGATTCCATGGTGCCGATGATCCGCTACTCCACTGTGTCAGGCATTCCGTTGCCCGATCTCATCAAGATGGGCTGGACCTCGAAGGAAAAGCTCGACCAGATCGTCCAGCGCACCCGCGACGGCGGCGCCGAGATCGTCGGTCTGCTCAAGACCGGCTCGGCCTTCTACGCGCCGGCAGCCTCGGCCATCTCGATGGCCGAATCCTACCTCAAGGACAAGAAGCGCGTGCTGCCTTGCGCGGCGCATCTCTCGGGCCAGTATGGCGTCAAGGGCACCTATGTCGGCGTTCCCGTTGTGATCGGCGCCGGCGGCGTCGAGCGCATTATCGAGATCGACCTCAACAAGGCCGAGCAGAAGATGTTCGACGCCTCGGTGGCGACGGTGCAGGGCCTGACCGAGGCCTGCGTCAAGATCGCCCCGCACCTCGCCTCGAAGTGA